A single window of Polyodon spathula isolate WHYD16114869_AA chromosome 2, ASM1765450v1, whole genome shotgun sequence DNA harbors:
- the hint2 gene encoding histidine triad nucleotide-binding protein 2, mitochondrial isoform X2 — protein sequence MPADIIYEDEKCLAFRDISAQAPVHFLVIPRSPIPRISEAADDDEQLLGHLLIVAKNMAKKEGLKEGYRVVINDGKQGAQSVYHLHIHVLGGRQMEWPPG from the exons ATGCCTGCAGACATCATTTATGAAGATGAGAAG TGCCTGGCTTTTCGAGATATCAGTGCCCAAGCGCCTGTGCATTTCCTTGTCATACCTCGGTCTCCCATACCCAGAATCAGTGAGGCAGCAGACGATGATGAACAG cttTTGGGGCACCTCCTAATAGTCGCTAAAAACATGGCAAAGAAAGAGGGTCTCAAGGAAGGTTACAGAGTGG TCATCAACGATGGGAAGCAGGGAGCACAGTCTGTGTACCACCTGCATATCCATGTGCTCGGAGGCCGGCAGATGGAGTGGCCTCCTGGGTAA
- the hint2 gene encoding histidine triad nucleotide-binding protein 2, mitochondrial isoform X1, producing MSYLKFGSVGAQYLKINRFVHFTALLFAPRVQTCNERYYCPGKACDDEVTKARLAEEARKKYGNPPPTIFSKIIDKTMPADIIYEDEKCLAFRDISAQAPVHFLVIPRSPIPRISEAADDDEQLLGHLLIVAKNMAKKEGLKEGYRVVINDGKQGAQSVYHLHIHVLGGRQMEWPPG from the exons ATGTCGTATTTAAAGTTTGGGAGTGTAGGAGctcaatatttgaaaataaatcgtTTTGTACATTTCACTGCGTTGCTATTTGCACCTAGAGTTCAGACGTGCAATGAG agatATTATTGCCCTGGAAAGGCATGTGACGATGAAGTTACTAAGGCTCGTCTGGCAGAGGAGGCCAGAAAGAAATACGGAAACCCGCCTCCAACTATCTTTTCCAAAATAATAGACAAGACGATGCCTGCAGACATCATTTATGAAGATGAGAAG TGCCTGGCTTTTCGAGATATCAGTGCCCAAGCGCCTGTGCATTTCCTTGTCATACCTCGGTCTCCCATACCCAGAATCAGTGAGGCAGCAGACGATGATGAACAG cttTTGGGGCACCTCCTAATAGTCGCTAAAAACATGGCAAAGAAAGAGGGTCTCAAGGAAGGTTACAGAGTGG TCATCAACGATGGGAAGCAGGGAGCACAGTCTGTGTACCACCTGCATATCCATGTGCTCGGAGGCCGGCAGATGGAGTGGCCTCCTGGGTAA